In a single window of the Papaver somniferum cultivar HN1 chromosome 8, ASM357369v1, whole genome shotgun sequence genome:
- the LOC113306670 gene encoding probable calcium-binding protein CML49, protein MSYAGYSSHRQHVYYGAQPYDEDFSDSYGSHYYSNRQQSYPQVSERNYYSNSDQECVELAAKFQQVQLPSNGGYVRTNSNKQQHGMMSPFLAMLPSAFPKGTNPEIVKCFKMVDQDKSGFVDDKELQRALSSCNQSFSLRTIHLIMQLHTNNPNTRKIGPKEFIAVYQSLQNWRETFERFDTDRSGKIDSCELQRALGALGFRVSPAIMNLLISKYDKTGYKKKGLEYDSFIECCLTVKGLTDKFRENDISCTGTVTFTYEEFMMVVLPFLMI, encoded by the exons ATGTCTTATGCAGGATACTCTTCACATCGGCAACATGTTTACTATGGTGCTCAACCATATGATGAGGATTTCAGTGACAGTTATGGTTCTCATTACTACAGTAATAGACAGCAATCCTACCCACAAGTCTCTGAGCGTAACTACTACAGTAACAGTGATCAAGAATGTGTCGAACTTGCTGCTAAGTTCCAGCAAGTTCAACTCCCAAGCAATGGCGGCTATGTTCGTACTAATAGTAATAAGCAACAGCATGGAATGATGAGTCCTTTCTTGGCGATGTTACCATCTGCTTTCCCAAAAGGGACTAATCCTGAAATTGTGAAATGTTTTAAAATGGTTGATCAGGACAAGAGTGGATTCGTTGATGACAAGGAGCTGCAAAGGGCTCTATCTTCTTGTAATCAAAGCTTTAGTCTCCGTACTATCCATCTCATTATGCAGCTGCATACTAATAATCCTAACACTCGCAAGATAG GGCCTAAGGAATTCATTGCTGTTTATCAGAGTCTTCAGAATTGGAGG GAAACTTTTGAACGATTTGATACCGACAGAAGTGGGAAAATTGATTCTTGCGAGTTACAGAGGGCTCTAGGAGCGCTTGGTTTCAGGGTTTCTCCGGCCATCATGAATTTGCTCATCTCGAAGTATGATAAAACCGGGTACAAGAAGAAGGGCCTTGAATATGACAGTTTCATAGA GTGCTGCCTCACTGTTAAG GGTCTCACGGACAAGTTCAGGGAAAACGATATTTCGTGTACTGGAACTGTGACTTTCACATACGAGGAATTCATGATGGTAGTTTTACCCTTTCTGATGATCTAA
- the LOC113305449 gene encoding uncharacterized protein LOC113305449, with protein sequence MDNDVSLLVLLHFHLIFLNWFVSSSFSSSRSNLQCVSSSSSSDVTPSEFPLLPFGADEVLVPTESKTLHLYEARFLALLEESLISKNKLFVHFVLDPIISSATVSGTSFAARYGCLVLIENVERLEIGALVSIRGIGRVKIVNFNQADPYLKGVVIPLQDNVPDSMNKVSSDITKLKESLYQLNSLQIKLKASKDESLQTQITNSLRWAEKESSIYCEESFIPSLAERLSFAGLQPVSGFSQSESEDLQREKLEAMEMKDTSKRIEKTLEFIKQNTSMVAAKLAIQSLGVQ encoded by the exons ATGGATAATGATGTCAGT CTGCTGGTTCTTCTTCATTTCCATCTAATTTTTCTCAATTGGTTTgtctcttcttcattttcttctagtAGGAGTAATCTCCaatgtgtttcttcttcttcgtcgtcAGATGTTACTCCTTCAGAATTTCCACTTCTTCCTTTTGGAGCTGATGAG GTTCTTGTTCCTACTGAGAGTAAGACATTACATTTGTATGAAGCCAGATTTCTTGCATTGCTGGAAGAG TCTTTAATTAGCAAGAACAAGTTATTTGTTCATTTTGTGCTGGATCCAATAATTTCTAGTGCAACTGTATCCGGAACATCCTTTGCTGCTCGATATGGTTGTTTAGTTCTCATCGAAAAT GTTGAACGGttggaaattggagcattagttTCTATTAGAGGCATTGGTCGTGTCAAGATTGTGAACTTCAATCAA GCAGATCCTTACTTGAAAGGTGTAGTCATCCCGTTGCAAGATAACGTTCCTGACAGTATGAACAAAGTTAGCTCTGACATCACAAAGCTTAAGGAGTCGCTTTACCAGTTAAATAGCTTGCAAATAAAGTTAAAG GCTTCGAAGGATGAATCTCTGCAGACTCAAATAACAAACTCTCTTAGATGGGCCGAGAAAGAATCCTCAATATACTGTGAGGAATCTTTCATTCCATCTCTAGCAGAGCGGTTATCTTTTGCTGGATTACAGCCTGTTTCAG GATTTAGTCAGTCAGAATCGGAGGATCTGCAGAGAGAAAAGTTAGAAGCCATGGAAATGAAAGACACGTCAAAAAGGATAGAGAAAACACTAGAATTTATCAAGCAGAACACTTCCATGGTTGCAGCCAAGCTAGCTATCCAGTCGTTGGGGGTGCAGTAG